Sequence from the Nitrosopumilus maritimus SCM1 genome:
CACCAGTTTCTTCTTCTATTACAATAGAATCAGTTTCTTCTGAAACAAAATTGAATACTAGAAAACCATTATCTGTTTTGAATTCTTGCTCAAAGAGAAATTGGTTTCCTTTCTCAGATTTTATGTGAAATGTAACATCACGTAGTGTAATTTTTGAATCAAAGTCAATCAGAGAAATAGAGATTTGTTGATCGTCATCTGCTTCAGGATCACTTTGTGATGAAGAAACCTCTACAGTTACTTGTTTTCCATCAAGGTTTACAGGAGGAAATGTCTCACTTCCTACACCATGACCAAAGGCACTATCAAAAGTAAATACAAACAACAATGGCAGTAAAAGTAACAGGAATAGATTTTTCAAATTATGTCCACTTGTTTGGATCTTTTTTACGAATTTCTTTTCCATCAATTGTAACAGAGTCTTTTTCTTCAAAGATTGTATGCCATTTACCGTTACTAGGGAAAATTTTGTTCATCTCTTCAACTTTTTTACTGGTTGGAGCTTTATTCATCAAAGCTCCCCACCTCATGTTAGGAACTTTTGGCATGATATCATTGATGTCTTTCATTTTATTATCACTTTACTGAATTTATTTAAAAACTTATGATTGAACTTTCATGATTCCTTCTTTAATCAAGAATTGAATTCCTTGGATAAAGGCATCATCATCAATTGCGCCTTCTGCCCACCAACCTGCATTGTTTTTAATCCATGCTGGAATTTCATTAGAACCTGTACCTTCACCTGCAGAGGTTGGGGGGATTTGCAAAATATTTTCTTTAACTAAATATTGAATTCCCTGAACAAAAGAACCATCATCTATTTGTCCAGCAGCCCACCATTCTGCATTGTTCTTAATCCATGCAGGAATTGCGGCCGGTGTTTGTTCTTCAGGTGTAGGCACAGTTTTACCAGTACTAGGACCTAACTCAATTATTCCTGAACCAATTCCTGCATAAGTCTCATCATATGCTAATCCAGTACCTAAGGCTCTAATGTCAATCCTATAGACTCCTTGTGATGGGACATAGATTTTCTTTATGTCAATTCCTTCAGTGGCCACTATTCCTGGCATTTGTGGATCATCTCCCAAAAAGGTCTCTAGGACTTCATCGTTTTCGTCAATAAATGATACAACATATCTCATATCTCGAATAAGTTCTCTATTTTCATCAAAGAATGTAATCTCAAATGGAATTTCATCTCCTGCGCCATAACTTCCATCCCATGAAATGTTAACAGTTGTTGGAACAGGTTCATAGTTTGTAGTGTCTACTAGATAAAATTCAGTTGATTGTTTTTCTATTTCATCAAGTGGAACGAGTTTCAAATCCATTTTTGGATTTTCATAGTTTGCTTCACCTAATGTCTCGTTAATTCTTTGTAATTCTTGATTAGTAATTAGAAAGTGAACAACGTTAGTATCATCATATGAGTATGGATCATTTAGTAATGCTCTTTGATCAACCTCGATACCATTAACATATCCTTTGAATTGTTTACCTTCTGCATATGGTGCAAATGTTTTTGGGACTCTAACTTCTTCATGAACTACTTGGACCAAATCAACATATTCTGGAGTCCAGTCAAATGGCATATCAAATGAAATTGAATTATCTGATTGATCAAAGTTGAAATTATCAACTTGATCATAGTATGTTTTGACAACAACTGGAATGTCTGCATTTGCAGTTTGTATCATAAAGTTTTGATCTTGTGCAATACTAACAAAAGTATCATAGCTTAACAAATTTGCCAAGATAGATTTTGGACTGGTTGCAGCTTCAATATCAACACGGATTTGATACAATCCACCTTCTATGAATATTGGACCCGTAATTTCAGGTCTTGCACACACATCTAAATTCTCATCATTACAATCCGTACCATAAACAAATAGAGCACCAGGTGCACTGACATGTTCTGAACCATAATAAACAGAACATTGATGTAGATTTTCCTCATTACAATCAGTTTTTGGTGTTATTTTTACATCTAGTCGTCCATCCAAATCATAAAACAAGTTTCTAGCTAAAAGTTCTCCACTTTGCCAAACTTCTATTCTGTAGGTTACTTTGTCAAGATTGGTATCAGTCACAGTATCAAAGAAACGAACTTGCATGTTTGCGGTATCAACTTCACCTACTGTAATATCAGATGGAGTTAGTTGTGTGCTAACAGTCACTGCCATATCACCAAAAGAGATAGCAGGAGCTTGATCTCCACCTAGACCATGTCCAAAGACATCAGGTACTAATGCAGGTATTGTGAAAATTCCAATTATCGTAATGAATAACGCAAATTTGTTATGCAATACCAAAACAATGTTAATTCCATATTTAAAGATGGCATAGTATTCCTATACGTGAGATTTTTTTTAAGAATGATGGTACGATTTTTATTTATCAATTTTTGAAGTACGGTATGAAGATTCTGTTTGTATTATTACTTATTCCATTTTTAATGGTTCCAGCATTTGCTGAAACTCAAACATTACCCACAGAAAAGAATACTCTTGATGTTAAATTAACATACGATACCATTGAGCCAGGTATTCAAACTAAGATCAACATAGATTTTATTAATCCACAAACTCAAAAAGTTCAAGAACACATTGACTATACAGTAGTTGTTTCAAAAGATGGTGAGACTGTATTTGGTCCAATTCCACTTACACATACTTCTCTGGGTTCTGTCAAAATCCCAATAGAATTTAATCGTGGTGAAGGAGTGTATTCAATGGACTTTGAAGTTGAAGGAATTTTATTCCAACCAATTCCAAGAGAGACTGTATCTTTTGATATTCAAGTAGGTGAAGCCAATGCACAACCAATTACACCACCTGAAGACAACAATGATGAGAATAATGGAGAAAATGGGGGTTGTCTTATT
This genomic interval carries:
- a CDS encoding peptidase — encoded protein: MHNKFALFITIIGIFTIPALVPDVFGHGLGGDQAPAISFGDMAVTVSTQLTPSDITVGEVDTANMQVRFFDTVTDTNLDKVTYRIEVWQSGELLARNLFYDLDGRLDVKITPKTDCNEENLHQCSVYYGSEHVSAPGALFVYGTDCNDENLDVCARPEITGPIFIEGGLYQIRVDIEAATSPKSILANLLSYDTFVSIAQDQNFMIQTANADIPVVVKTYYDQVDNFNFDQSDNSISFDMPFDWTPEYVDLVQVVHEEVRVPKTFAPYAEGKQFKGYVNGIEVDQRALLNDPYSYDDTNVVHFLITNQELQRINETLGEANYENPKMDLKLVPLDEIEKQSTEFYLVDTTNYEPVPTTVNISWDGSYGAGDEIPFEITFFDENRELIRDMRYVVSFIDENDEVLETFLGDDPQMPGIVATEGIDIKKIYVPSQGVYRIDIRALGTGLAYDETYAGIGSGIIELGPSTGKTVPTPEEQTPAAIPAWIKNNAEWWAAGQIDDGSFVQGIQYLVKENILQIPPTSAGEGTGSNEIPAWIKNNAGWWAEGAIDDDAFIQGIQFLIKEGIMKVQS
- a CDS encoding CFI-box-CTERM domain-containing protein, with product MKILFVLLLIPFLMVPAFAETQTLPTEKNTLDVKLTYDTIEPGIQTKINIDFINPQTQKVQEHIDYTVVVSKDGETVFGPIPLTHTSLGSVKIPIEFNRGEGVYSMDFEVEGILFQPIPRETVSFDIQVGEANAQPITPPEDNNDENNGENGGCLIATATFGSELAPQVQQLRELRDNTVLKTNSGITFMTTFNQFYYSFSPVIADFEREQPLFKEVMKVTLTPMLSSLSLLNHADIDSEQEMLGYGISIVLLNLGMYVGIPIFGILKLYQFRKN